The following are from one region of the Pseudorasbora parva isolate DD20220531a chromosome 12, ASM2467924v1, whole genome shotgun sequence genome:
- the ubn2a gene encoding ubinuclein-2a isoform X3 translates to MAEPRKVQFVTLSAPSGGPSAEGRRRRLEEDGAAEMSFDREGRMKMMGTGVTTAGDRGALIGKRDSEEPKGKTVRLNLCLSEPNEQCSAEFNYSELIQSQQAKKNPPRSKSSLNPNDPFNDDERERMAVEALAKKFESKYYDELVPASLTTKLGGFYINTGTLQFRAASESEGEDGGKDEKSRMRDGAEPLIKRRKKKDGTSLEEKKPRKNKVAKQGVSGLSLHRPEKKKRKKLMKDSLCLAAMLRRFTREKEELRKLDASASHLGSGLTSTTNSNNLLQNSHLHSNANHSDLSLADLTADPAMMSLINSANEGELQDIMRDLDFSFLDAGPQMPPSGRENGQVGLGSTSGHKIGAGGMNRGQTGLISFPPLPDGLPAPLIKRIEDLRAASRQFDQEGRKKFFTLDMNNILLDIELQVQEQPANVRSEVYSHLEAFVPCNKEALLKRLKKLSLNIQDDRLRTPLLKLKLAVCSVMPEQITRYNMDCIAKAAAKQQIEDGEKNGSEDDDEEKPGKRVMGPRKKFIWDDKLRTLLCNLVRVKLSCYELEQCSLSVEDYLKAFMENEVKPLWPKGWMQTRMLFKESRAVHGHLTGLGRKRIVPTPKAAKMTDVGWTQRPAPGVGSTSASPALPAPGCRPPSSPSEPICLSDSLDEDLAANSLDSISQALALLSNAAKGLTPNNGVPATSSPSVHGSSTGVSHYSSPLSHSTLPGKMEPSGISLVNISSLSTSPSLSSPLTSSPSASMRGETFVMLKDGGPVQRHSGTPTHRAGISGMNTAQSAKPRPPPTASPLLPPQQRSFGTMGVKMVQTPPPVGQAKNCANKSGTGGGTVVSQQLRMNAHPSQMSPQQSPPPTHSSPSTLLSQTKTTSISHNQSNFITPMQATLTKSSHSSSSPIIKLTPRPPAPTPPPSSSPSPSSTPSLALSRPQIVPSSHQYSPKSPAFRPPFTAQGTGIGSVVKSGSGQASYSFAGGHKSSSPPGGGANNTNTTQMVTSMSAGCQNSSPSPSAVPANHSQRQRPVGGTSQSAKSSMSRASAMTLPSPSVSSHLSQVSSSSGSNLLGSVPPSLPLGFGMLGGLVPVSLPFQFPSLLNFNPTGPGVPGCSNMGASPTTNSGYTLAQNLFKSLHPGSQVALPPHLQLAFSDANQSQGGDTKRKSH, encoded by the exons ATGGCCGAACCGAGAAAAGTGCAGTTTGTCACCCTGTCGGCCCCGTCCGGTGGTCCGAGCGCCGAGGGCAGGAGACGGCGGCTGGAGGAGGACGGGGCCGCCGAGATGAGTTTTGACAGAGAGGGCAGGATGAAGATGATGGGGACCGGGGTGACGACAGCGGGTGACCGCGGGGCTTTGATCGGGAAGAGAGACAGCGAAGAGCCTAAAGGGAAGACAGTCCGCCTCAACCTGTGTCTGTCCGAGCCAAACGAGCAGTGTTCGGCCGAGTTCAACTACAGCGAGCTCATCCAGTCTCAACAG GCCAAGAAGAATCCACCACGTTCTAAGTCTTCCCTGAATCCGAATGATCCCTTTAATGATGATGAGAGAGAGCGTATGGCGGTCGAGGCTCTGGCCAAAAAGTTTGAAAGCAAATAC TATGATGAGCTTGTACCAGCCTCCCTGACCACCAAGCTTGGCGGATTCTACATTAATACGGGTACTTTGCAGTTCAGAGCTGCCTCTGAATCTGAGGGAGAGGATGGGGGGAAAGATGAAAAATCCAGG ATGAGAGATGGAGCGGAACCATtgataaaaagaagaaagaagaaagaTGGAACCAGTTTAGAGGAGAAAAAACCCAGAAAGAACAAAGTAGCAAAACAAGG TGTCTCTGGTCTGAGCCTTCATCGTCctgagaagaagaagaggaagaaactGATGAAGGATTCGCTTTGTCTGGCTGCAATGCTCCGCCGTTTCACACGAGAGAAGGAAGAGCTGCGGAAACTGGATGCCAGTGCGTCTCATTTGGGCTCTGGTCTCACCAGCACTACCAACTCCAACAACCTACTGCAGAATTCCCATCTCCACAGCAATGCCAACCACAGTGACCTTTCACTAGCCGACCTGACGGCCGACCCTGCCATGATGTCATTGATTAATTCAGCCAATGAAGGCGAGCTTCAGGATATCATGCGTGACCTGGACTTTAGTTTTTTGGATGCAGGGCCTCAGATGCCCCCATCAGGCAGGGAGAACGGGCAGGTTGGGTTGGGTTCAACATCTGGACACAAGATTGGAGCAGGGGGAATGAATCGAGGGCAGACCGGTCTCATCTCTTTTCCACCTCTCCCCGATGGACTTCCAGCCCCCTTGATCAAGCGCATCGAGGACCTACGAGCT GCATCGAGGCAATTTGATCAAGAAGGCAGAAAGAAATTTTTCACTCTGGATATGAATAATATCTTGCTGGA TATTGAGCTACAGGTTCAGGAGCAGCCCGCAAATGTGCGTTCCGAGGTGTACTCTCACCTGGAGGCCTTTGTGCCCTGTAACAAGGAGGCTCTACTCAAACGACTCAAGAAACTCAGCCTCAACATCCAG GATGACCGTCTGCGCACACCCTTGTTAAAGCTCAAACTGGCCGTGTGCAGCGTGATGCCAGAGCAGATCACCAGATATAACATGGATTGCATAGCAAAAGCTGCGGCTAA ACAGCAAATAGAAGATGGAGAGAAGAATGGATCggaggatgatgatgaagagaaaCCAGGAAAAAGGGTGATGGGACCAAGGAAGAAGTTCATATGGGACGACAAACTCAG GACTCTGTTGTGTAACCTGGTGCGTGTGAAGCTGAGCTGTTATGAGCTGGAGCAGTGCTCTCTGTCTGTGGAGGACTATCTGAAAGCCTTCATGGAGAATGAAGTCAAGCCCCTCTGGCCCAAAGGCTGGATGCAGAccag GATGCTTTTTAAGGAGAGTCGTGCGGTACATGGTCATCTCACTGGCCT TGGCAGGAAAAGAATTGTTCCAACTCCAAAAGCTGCCAAAATGACG GATGTTGGCTGGACACAGAGACCAGCTCCAGGTGTTGGATCGACCTCTGCCTCTCCTGCCTTACCTGCCCCAGGGTGCAGACCGCCCTCCTCTCCCTCTGAACCAATCTGCCTCTCGGATTCACTGGACGAGGATCTGGCAGCGAACTCTCTAGACTCCATTTCCCAAGCTCTCGCTCTCCTCAGTAATGCTGCCAAGGGCCTGACGCCAAACAACGGTGTTCCCGCCACGTCTTCTCCCAGTGTCCACGGATCCTCGACTGGAGTCAGCCACTATTCTTCTCCTCTGTCACATTCCACCCTTCCAGGAAAAATGGAGCCTTCTGGTATCTCTCTGGTGAATATTAGCAGTCTATCTACCTCTCCttccctctcctctcctctcactTCATCTCCTTCAGCTTCCATGCGAGGCGAGACCTTTGTGATGCTAAAGGACGGCGGGCCCGTGCAGAGACACTCGGGAACACCAACTCACAGAGCTGGCATTTCAGGAATGAACACAGCACAGTCTGCAAAACCCCGTCCGCCCCCTACCGCCTCGCCCCTCTTGCCTCCTCAGCAAAGATCATTTGGGACAATGGGAGTGAAGATGGTTCAGACTCCGCCTCCTGTCGGACAAGCGAAAAACTGTGCTAACAAATCCGGTACTGGTGGCGGTACCGTGGTCTCCCAGCAGCTTCGTATGAACGCTCATCCTTCACAGATGAGCCCTCAGCAATCTCCCCCTCCGACTCATTCCTCTCCTTCCACCCTGCTGTCACAGACCAAGACAACCTCTATCTCACACAACCAGTCAAACTTCATCACGCCCATGCAGGCCACGCTCACAAAGTCTTCCCACAGTAGCAGCTCTCCCATCATCAAACTCACACCGCGACCTCCTGCTCCTACTCCTCCTCCCTCGTCCTCACCCTCTCCTTCATCAACTCCCTCTCTTGCCCTCTCCAGACCTCAAATTGTCCCAAGCTCACACCAGTACAGCCCCAAGAGCCCGGCCTTCAGGCCGCCGTTTACCGCACAAGGAACTGGAATCGGATCTGTAGTCAAATCTGGATCAGGACAAGCCAGTTACAGTTTTGCAGGTGGTCACAAATCCTCCAGTCCGCCCGGCGGTGGAGCAAACAATACCAACACAACCCAGATGGTAACATCTATGTCTGCAGGGTGCCAGAACAGTAGCCCCTCCCCTTCAGCAGTACCAGCCAATCACAGCCAGCGTCAGAGGCCAGTGGGAGGGACTAGTCAGAGTGCCAAGTCTTCAATGAGTCGGGCATCAGCCATGACCCTGCCCTCTCCGTCTGTCTCCTCTCATCTGTCACAG GTGTCTTCATCTTCAGGAAGTAACCTCTTGGGCTCGGTGCCCCCCTCCCTCCCCCTGGGTTTTGGGATGCTCGGGGGTCTAGTGCCTGTTTCTTTACCCTTCCAGTTCCCATCGCTCCTCAACTTCAACCCCACAGGCCCTGGAGTTCCCGGCTGCAGCAACATGGGGGCTTCACCCACTACCAACTCAGGATACACCCTGGCCCAGA ATCTGTTTAAGAGTCTGCATCCAGGGTCTCAGGTTGCTCTACCTCCTCACTTACAGCTTGCTTTCTCAG ATGCAAACCAAAGTCAGGGGGGAGACACGAAGAGGAAGTCCCACTGA
- the ubn2a gene encoding ubinuclein-2a isoform X1 → MAEPRKVQFVTLSAPSGGPSAEGRRRRLEEDGAAEMSFDREGRMKMMGTGVTTAGDRGALIGKRDSEEPKGKTVRLNLCLSEPNEQCSAEFNYSELIQSQQAKKNPPRSKSSLNPNDPFNDDERERMAVEALAKKFESKYGNAGKKRRKDRMQDLIDIGFGYDESDPFIDNSEAYDELVPASLTTKLGGFYINTGTLQFRAASESEGEDGGKDEKSRMRDGAEPLIKRRKKKDGTSLEEKKPRKNKVAKQGVSGLSLHRPEKKKRKKLMKDSLCLAAMLRRFTREKEELRKLDASASHLGSGLTSTTNSNNLLQNSHLHSNANHSDLSLADLTADPAMMSLINSANEGELQDIMRDLDFSFLDAGPQMPPSGRENGQVGLGSTSGHKIGAGGMNRGQTGLISFPPLPDGLPAPLIKRIEDLRAASRQFDQEGRKKFFTLDMNNILLDIELQVQEQPANVRSEVYSHLEAFVPCNKEALLKRLKKLSLNIQDDRLRTPLLKLKLAVCSVMPEQITRYNMDCIAKAAAKQQIEDGEKNGSEDDDEEKPGKRVMGPRKKFIWDDKLRTLLCNLVRVKLSCYELEQCSLSVEDYLKAFMENEVKPLWPKGWMQTRMLFKESRAVHGHLTGLGRKRIVPTPKAAKMTDVGWTQRPAPGVGSTSASPALPAPGCRPPSSPSEPICLSDSLDEDLAANSLDSISQALALLSNAAKGLTPNNGVPATSSPSVHGSSTGVSHYSSPLSHSTLPGKMEPSGISLVNISSLSTSPSLSSPLTSSPSASMRGETFVMLKDGGPVQRHSGTPTHRAGISGMNTAQSAKPRPPPTASPLLPPQQRSFGTMGVKMVQTPPPVGQAKNCANKSGTGGGTVVSQQLRMNAHPSQMSPQQSPPPTHSSPSTLLSQTKTTSISHNQSNFITPMQATLTKSSHSSSSPIIKLTPRPPAPTPPPSSSPSPSSTPSLALSRPQIVPSSHQYSPKSPAFRPPFTAQGTGIGSVVKSGSGQASYSFAGGHKSSSPPGGGANNTNTTQMVTSMSAGCQNSSPSPSAVPANHSQRQRPVGGTSQSAKSSMSRASAMTLPSPSVSSHLSQVSSSSGSNLLGSVPPSLPLGFGMLGGLVPVSLPFQFPSLLNFNPTGPGVPGCSNMGASPTTNSGYTLAQNLFKSLHPGSQVALPPHLQLAFSDANQSQGGDTKRKSH, encoded by the exons ATGGCCGAACCGAGAAAAGTGCAGTTTGTCACCCTGTCGGCCCCGTCCGGTGGTCCGAGCGCCGAGGGCAGGAGACGGCGGCTGGAGGAGGACGGGGCCGCCGAGATGAGTTTTGACAGAGAGGGCAGGATGAAGATGATGGGGACCGGGGTGACGACAGCGGGTGACCGCGGGGCTTTGATCGGGAAGAGAGACAGCGAAGAGCCTAAAGGGAAGACAGTCCGCCTCAACCTGTGTCTGTCCGAGCCAAACGAGCAGTGTTCGGCCGAGTTCAACTACAGCGAGCTCATCCAGTCTCAACAG GCCAAGAAGAATCCACCACGTTCTAAGTCTTCCCTGAATCCGAATGATCCCTTTAATGATGATGAGAGAGAGCGTATGGCGGTCGAGGCTCTGGCCAAAAAGTTTGAAAGCAAATAC GGTAACGCAGGGAAAAAGAGGCGGAAAGATCGGATGCAGGATTTGATTGACATTGGCTTCGGCTATGATGAGAGTGACCCCTTCATAGACAACTCGGAAGCT TATGATGAGCTTGTACCAGCCTCCCTGACCACCAAGCTTGGCGGATTCTACATTAATACGGGTACTTTGCAGTTCAGAGCTGCCTCTGAATCTGAGGGAGAGGATGGGGGGAAAGATGAAAAATCCAGG ATGAGAGATGGAGCGGAACCATtgataaaaagaagaaagaagaaagaTGGAACCAGTTTAGAGGAGAAAAAACCCAGAAAGAACAAAGTAGCAAAACAAGG TGTCTCTGGTCTGAGCCTTCATCGTCctgagaagaagaagaggaagaaactGATGAAGGATTCGCTTTGTCTGGCTGCAATGCTCCGCCGTTTCACACGAGAGAAGGAAGAGCTGCGGAAACTGGATGCCAGTGCGTCTCATTTGGGCTCTGGTCTCACCAGCACTACCAACTCCAACAACCTACTGCAGAATTCCCATCTCCACAGCAATGCCAACCACAGTGACCTTTCACTAGCCGACCTGACGGCCGACCCTGCCATGATGTCATTGATTAATTCAGCCAATGAAGGCGAGCTTCAGGATATCATGCGTGACCTGGACTTTAGTTTTTTGGATGCAGGGCCTCAGATGCCCCCATCAGGCAGGGAGAACGGGCAGGTTGGGTTGGGTTCAACATCTGGACACAAGATTGGAGCAGGGGGAATGAATCGAGGGCAGACCGGTCTCATCTCTTTTCCACCTCTCCCCGATGGACTTCCAGCCCCCTTGATCAAGCGCATCGAGGACCTACGAGCT GCATCGAGGCAATTTGATCAAGAAGGCAGAAAGAAATTTTTCACTCTGGATATGAATAATATCTTGCTGGA TATTGAGCTACAGGTTCAGGAGCAGCCCGCAAATGTGCGTTCCGAGGTGTACTCTCACCTGGAGGCCTTTGTGCCCTGTAACAAGGAGGCTCTACTCAAACGACTCAAGAAACTCAGCCTCAACATCCAG GATGACCGTCTGCGCACACCCTTGTTAAAGCTCAAACTGGCCGTGTGCAGCGTGATGCCAGAGCAGATCACCAGATATAACATGGATTGCATAGCAAAAGCTGCGGCTAA ACAGCAAATAGAAGATGGAGAGAAGAATGGATCggaggatgatgatgaagagaaaCCAGGAAAAAGGGTGATGGGACCAAGGAAGAAGTTCATATGGGACGACAAACTCAG GACTCTGTTGTGTAACCTGGTGCGTGTGAAGCTGAGCTGTTATGAGCTGGAGCAGTGCTCTCTGTCTGTGGAGGACTATCTGAAAGCCTTCATGGAGAATGAAGTCAAGCCCCTCTGGCCCAAAGGCTGGATGCAGAccag GATGCTTTTTAAGGAGAGTCGTGCGGTACATGGTCATCTCACTGGCCT TGGCAGGAAAAGAATTGTTCCAACTCCAAAAGCTGCCAAAATGACG GATGTTGGCTGGACACAGAGACCAGCTCCAGGTGTTGGATCGACCTCTGCCTCTCCTGCCTTACCTGCCCCAGGGTGCAGACCGCCCTCCTCTCCCTCTGAACCAATCTGCCTCTCGGATTCACTGGACGAGGATCTGGCAGCGAACTCTCTAGACTCCATTTCCCAAGCTCTCGCTCTCCTCAGTAATGCTGCCAAGGGCCTGACGCCAAACAACGGTGTTCCCGCCACGTCTTCTCCCAGTGTCCACGGATCCTCGACTGGAGTCAGCCACTATTCTTCTCCTCTGTCACATTCCACCCTTCCAGGAAAAATGGAGCCTTCTGGTATCTCTCTGGTGAATATTAGCAGTCTATCTACCTCTCCttccctctcctctcctctcactTCATCTCCTTCAGCTTCCATGCGAGGCGAGACCTTTGTGATGCTAAAGGACGGCGGGCCCGTGCAGAGACACTCGGGAACACCAACTCACAGAGCTGGCATTTCAGGAATGAACACAGCACAGTCTGCAAAACCCCGTCCGCCCCCTACCGCCTCGCCCCTCTTGCCTCCTCAGCAAAGATCATTTGGGACAATGGGAGTGAAGATGGTTCAGACTCCGCCTCCTGTCGGACAAGCGAAAAACTGTGCTAACAAATCCGGTACTGGTGGCGGTACCGTGGTCTCCCAGCAGCTTCGTATGAACGCTCATCCTTCACAGATGAGCCCTCAGCAATCTCCCCCTCCGACTCATTCCTCTCCTTCCACCCTGCTGTCACAGACCAAGACAACCTCTATCTCACACAACCAGTCAAACTTCATCACGCCCATGCAGGCCACGCTCACAAAGTCTTCCCACAGTAGCAGCTCTCCCATCATCAAACTCACACCGCGACCTCCTGCTCCTACTCCTCCTCCCTCGTCCTCACCCTCTCCTTCATCAACTCCCTCTCTTGCCCTCTCCAGACCTCAAATTGTCCCAAGCTCACACCAGTACAGCCCCAAGAGCCCGGCCTTCAGGCCGCCGTTTACCGCACAAGGAACTGGAATCGGATCTGTAGTCAAATCTGGATCAGGACAAGCCAGTTACAGTTTTGCAGGTGGTCACAAATCCTCCAGTCCGCCCGGCGGTGGAGCAAACAATACCAACACAACCCAGATGGTAACATCTATGTCTGCAGGGTGCCAGAACAGTAGCCCCTCCCCTTCAGCAGTACCAGCCAATCACAGCCAGCGTCAGAGGCCAGTGGGAGGGACTAGTCAGAGTGCCAAGTCTTCAATGAGTCGGGCATCAGCCATGACCCTGCCCTCTCCGTCTGTCTCCTCTCATCTGTCACAG GTGTCTTCATCTTCAGGAAGTAACCTCTTGGGCTCGGTGCCCCCCTCCCTCCCCCTGGGTTTTGGGATGCTCGGGGGTCTAGTGCCTGTTTCTTTACCCTTCCAGTTCCCATCGCTCCTCAACTTCAACCCCACAGGCCCTGGAGTTCCCGGCTGCAGCAACATGGGGGCTTCACCCACTACCAACTCAGGATACACCCTGGCCCAGA ATCTGTTTAAGAGTCTGCATCCAGGGTCTCAGGTTGCTCTACCTCCTCACTTACAGCTTGCTTTCTCAG ATGCAAACCAAAGTCAGGGGGGAGACACGAAGAGGAAGTCCCACTGA
- the ubn2a gene encoding ubinuclein-2a isoform X2 translates to MAEPRKVQFVTLSAPSGGPSAEGRRRRLEEDGAAEMSFDREGRMKMMGTGVTTAGDRGALIGKRDSEEPKGKTVRLNLCLSEPNEQCSAEFNYSELIQSQQAKKNPPRSKSSLNPNDPFNDDERERMAVEALAKKFESKYGNAGKKRRKDRMQDLIDIGFGYDESDPFIDNSEAYDELVPASLTTKLGGFYINTGTLQFRAASESEGEDGGKDEKSRMRDGAEPLIKRRKKKDGTSLEEKKPRKNKVAKQGVSGLSLHRPEKKKRKKLMKDSLCLAAMLRRFTREKEELRKLDASASHLGSGLTSTTNSNNLLQNSHLHSNANHSDLSLADLTADPAMMSLINSANEGELQDIMRDLDFSFLDAGPQMPPSGRENGQVGLGSTSGHKIGAGGMNRGQTGLISFPPLPDGLPAPLIKRIEDLRAASRQFDQEGRKKFFTLDMNNILLDIELQVQEQPANVRSEVYSHLEAFVPCNKEALLKRLKKLSLNIQDDRLRTPLLKLKLAVCSVMPEQITRYNMDCIAKAAAKQQIEDGEKNGSEDDDEEKPGKRVMGPRKKFIWDDKLRTLLCNLVRVKLSCYELEQCSLSVEDYLKAFMENEVKPLWPKGWMQTRMLFKESRAVHGHLTGLGRKRIVPTPKAAKMTDVGWTQRPAPGVGSTSASPALPAPGCRPPSSPSEPICLSDSLDEDLAANSLDSISQALALLSNAAKGLTPNNGVPATSSPSVHGSSTGVSHYSSPLSHSTLPGKMEPSGISLVNISSLSTSPSLSSPLTSSPSASMRGETFVMLKDGGPVQRHSGTPTHRAGISGMNTAQSAKPRPPPTASPLLPPQQRSFGTMGVKMVQTPPPVGQAKNCANKSGTGGGTVVSQQLRMNAHPSQMSPQQSPPPTHSSPSTLLSQTKTTSISHNQSNFITPMQATLTKSSHSSSSPIIKLTPRPPAPTPPPSSSPSPSSTPSLALSRPQIVPSSHQYSPKSPAFRPPFTAQGTGIGSVVKSGSGQASYSFAGGHKSSSPPGGGANNTNTTQMVTSMSAGCQNSSPSPSAVPANHSQRQRPVGGTSQSAKSSMSRASAMTLPSPSVSSHLSQVSSSSGSNLLGSVPPSLPLGFGMLGGLVPVSLPFQFPSLLNFNPTGPGVPGCSNMGASPTTNSGYTLAQNANQSQGGDTKRKSH, encoded by the exons ATGGCCGAACCGAGAAAAGTGCAGTTTGTCACCCTGTCGGCCCCGTCCGGTGGTCCGAGCGCCGAGGGCAGGAGACGGCGGCTGGAGGAGGACGGGGCCGCCGAGATGAGTTTTGACAGAGAGGGCAGGATGAAGATGATGGGGACCGGGGTGACGACAGCGGGTGACCGCGGGGCTTTGATCGGGAAGAGAGACAGCGAAGAGCCTAAAGGGAAGACAGTCCGCCTCAACCTGTGTCTGTCCGAGCCAAACGAGCAGTGTTCGGCCGAGTTCAACTACAGCGAGCTCATCCAGTCTCAACAG GCCAAGAAGAATCCACCACGTTCTAAGTCTTCCCTGAATCCGAATGATCCCTTTAATGATGATGAGAGAGAGCGTATGGCGGTCGAGGCTCTGGCCAAAAAGTTTGAAAGCAAATAC GGTAACGCAGGGAAAAAGAGGCGGAAAGATCGGATGCAGGATTTGATTGACATTGGCTTCGGCTATGATGAGAGTGACCCCTTCATAGACAACTCGGAAGCT TATGATGAGCTTGTACCAGCCTCCCTGACCACCAAGCTTGGCGGATTCTACATTAATACGGGTACTTTGCAGTTCAGAGCTGCCTCTGAATCTGAGGGAGAGGATGGGGGGAAAGATGAAAAATCCAGG ATGAGAGATGGAGCGGAACCATtgataaaaagaagaaagaagaaagaTGGAACCAGTTTAGAGGAGAAAAAACCCAGAAAGAACAAAGTAGCAAAACAAGG TGTCTCTGGTCTGAGCCTTCATCGTCctgagaagaagaagaggaagaaactGATGAAGGATTCGCTTTGTCTGGCTGCAATGCTCCGCCGTTTCACACGAGAGAAGGAAGAGCTGCGGAAACTGGATGCCAGTGCGTCTCATTTGGGCTCTGGTCTCACCAGCACTACCAACTCCAACAACCTACTGCAGAATTCCCATCTCCACAGCAATGCCAACCACAGTGACCTTTCACTAGCCGACCTGACGGCCGACCCTGCCATGATGTCATTGATTAATTCAGCCAATGAAGGCGAGCTTCAGGATATCATGCGTGACCTGGACTTTAGTTTTTTGGATGCAGGGCCTCAGATGCCCCCATCAGGCAGGGAGAACGGGCAGGTTGGGTTGGGTTCAACATCTGGACACAAGATTGGAGCAGGGGGAATGAATCGAGGGCAGACCGGTCTCATCTCTTTTCCACCTCTCCCCGATGGACTTCCAGCCCCCTTGATCAAGCGCATCGAGGACCTACGAGCT GCATCGAGGCAATTTGATCAAGAAGGCAGAAAGAAATTTTTCACTCTGGATATGAATAATATCTTGCTGGA TATTGAGCTACAGGTTCAGGAGCAGCCCGCAAATGTGCGTTCCGAGGTGTACTCTCACCTGGAGGCCTTTGTGCCCTGTAACAAGGAGGCTCTACTCAAACGACTCAAGAAACTCAGCCTCAACATCCAG GATGACCGTCTGCGCACACCCTTGTTAAAGCTCAAACTGGCCGTGTGCAGCGTGATGCCAGAGCAGATCACCAGATATAACATGGATTGCATAGCAAAAGCTGCGGCTAA ACAGCAAATAGAAGATGGAGAGAAGAATGGATCggaggatgatgatgaagagaaaCCAGGAAAAAGGGTGATGGGACCAAGGAAGAAGTTCATATGGGACGACAAACTCAG GACTCTGTTGTGTAACCTGGTGCGTGTGAAGCTGAGCTGTTATGAGCTGGAGCAGTGCTCTCTGTCTGTGGAGGACTATCTGAAAGCCTTCATGGAGAATGAAGTCAAGCCCCTCTGGCCCAAAGGCTGGATGCAGAccag GATGCTTTTTAAGGAGAGTCGTGCGGTACATGGTCATCTCACTGGCCT TGGCAGGAAAAGAATTGTTCCAACTCCAAAAGCTGCCAAAATGACG GATGTTGGCTGGACACAGAGACCAGCTCCAGGTGTTGGATCGACCTCTGCCTCTCCTGCCTTACCTGCCCCAGGGTGCAGACCGCCCTCCTCTCCCTCTGAACCAATCTGCCTCTCGGATTCACTGGACGAGGATCTGGCAGCGAACTCTCTAGACTCCATTTCCCAAGCTCTCGCTCTCCTCAGTAATGCTGCCAAGGGCCTGACGCCAAACAACGGTGTTCCCGCCACGTCTTCTCCCAGTGTCCACGGATCCTCGACTGGAGTCAGCCACTATTCTTCTCCTCTGTCACATTCCACCCTTCCAGGAAAAATGGAGCCTTCTGGTATCTCTCTGGTGAATATTAGCAGTCTATCTACCTCTCCttccctctcctctcctctcactTCATCTCCTTCAGCTTCCATGCGAGGCGAGACCTTTGTGATGCTAAAGGACGGCGGGCCCGTGCAGAGACACTCGGGAACACCAACTCACAGAGCTGGCATTTCAGGAATGAACACAGCACAGTCTGCAAAACCCCGTCCGCCCCCTACCGCCTCGCCCCTCTTGCCTCCTCAGCAAAGATCATTTGGGACAATGGGAGTGAAGATGGTTCAGACTCCGCCTCCTGTCGGACAAGCGAAAAACTGTGCTAACAAATCCGGTACTGGTGGCGGTACCGTGGTCTCCCAGCAGCTTCGTATGAACGCTCATCCTTCACAGATGAGCCCTCAGCAATCTCCCCCTCCGACTCATTCCTCTCCTTCCACCCTGCTGTCACAGACCAAGACAACCTCTATCTCACACAACCAGTCAAACTTCATCACGCCCATGCAGGCCACGCTCACAAAGTCTTCCCACAGTAGCAGCTCTCCCATCATCAAACTCACACCGCGACCTCCTGCTCCTACTCCTCCTCCCTCGTCCTCACCCTCTCCTTCATCAACTCCCTCTCTTGCCCTCTCCAGACCTCAAATTGTCCCAAGCTCACACCAGTACAGCCCCAAGAGCCCGGCCTTCAGGCCGCCGTTTACCGCACAAGGAACTGGAATCGGATCTGTAGTCAAATCTGGATCAGGACAAGCCAGTTACAGTTTTGCAGGTGGTCACAAATCCTCCAGTCCGCCCGGCGGTGGAGCAAACAATACCAACACAACCCAGATGGTAACATCTATGTCTGCAGGGTGCCAGAACAGTAGCCCCTCCCCTTCAGCAGTACCAGCCAATCACAGCCAGCGTCAGAGGCCAGTGGGAGGGACTAGTCAGAGTGCCAAGTCTTCAATGAGTCGGGCATCAGCCATGACCCTGCCCTCTCCGTCTGTCTCCTCTCATCTGTCACAG GTGTCTTCATCTTCAGGAAGTAACCTCTTGGGCTCGGTGCCCCCCTCCCTCCCCCTGGGTTTTGGGATGCTCGGGGGTCTAGTGCCTGTTTCTTTACCCTTCCAGTTCCCATCGCTCCTCAACTTCAACCCCACAGGCCCTGGAGTTCCCGGCTGCAGCAACATGGGGGCTTCACCCACTACCAACTCAGGATACACCCTGGCCCAGA ATGCAAACCAAAGTCAGGGGGGAGACACGAAGAGGAAGTCCCACTGA